From Rhipicephalus microplus isolate Deutch F79 unplaced genomic scaffold, USDA_Rmic scaffold_720, whole genome shotgun sequence, one genomic window encodes:
- the LOC119161854 gene encoding uncharacterized protein LOC119161854: RRDGGTRNLDEGQLPGLLEGYNSVWRSGAFPATWKEAIVVPVRKRGKPASEPTSYRPVSLTSAAGKVMEAMALKRLEWIAAALNFLADVQSGFRCHRSTADCISDVVTTLEDAKLRGEAGYLVLLDIKSAFDRLPHAAVLDAVRAMGVCGRLLGYVEEFLGGRTFRVRVGGDLSAPRPSTAGVPQGSILGPMLFNLALARIVDYIPRDLEYEVRIAIYADDIALFASGPTPRGLQVRQSLNRSLEAVDDYITSIGLQLSTAKTEALLVHPTIKGRYEVGRLKFRGRVLPWRRSVQYLGITIDHRLSWKPAVASHRTSCRRVAGAASSLLARGKGCSPDIALRMYNAVAGARALYAFSCITLRPPQWETLERAHRGVIRRLFGMPRASPVGVTYAETGQFPLSLRAKACALRHVERMHMTRGGKALVHRLLSLPDTGMGRSALEYASLISGAPFAGLLPIPPHWDSRLPISTRVPGVRSKGNTARAALLQETCALIEQRYSGHLHVYTDGSVKGDGSAAAASVIPALRDERKCRLPLPATSTTAELAALNLAADQLVEFLPSSAVIFCDSRAALLTLARGENGSSIAQRLTRKFTVIVRSGCDVSFQWVPSHVGVRGNEAADELARDAHDPSTPTTNFVRDYDVARLVIARHVRTLHPDPRTAAGKPVPRLPSTGIGRRARAFLLRLRAGCGRTAQLLSKRRGSGSPSCVQCPAEETVEHILCQCPGYTDIRRRLCDNYGKLGLPHVSAEHLLFPSANVATLRRAFYALLDFFGDANLFTRL; encoded by the coding sequence cgcggcgagacggggggacacgaaACCTCGACGAGGGACAACTTCCTGGCCTGCTCGAGGGATACAACAGCGTCTGGCGCTCGGGTGCATTTCCGGCGACGTGGAAGGAGGCGATCGTCGTTCCGGTGCGCAAGAGGGGCAAGCCCGCGTCGGAACCGACCTCATACAGGCCGGTTTCGCTTACGTCAGCTGCCGGGAAAGTGATGGAAGCCATGGCCCTCAAGCGACTCGAGTGGATTGCTGCGGCCCTGAACTTCCTGGCGGACGTCCAGAGCGGCTTCCGCTGTCACCGGTCAACTGCGGACTGCATCTCCGACGTTGTCACCACGCTGGAGGATGCAAAGCTCCGCGGTGAAGCCGGATATTTGGTTCTCCTCGACATAAAGAGTGCCTTCGATCGCCTGCCTCATGCGGCCGTTTTGGACGCTGTTCGTGCTATGGGTGTGTGTGGCAGGCTTCTCGGGTACGTCGAGGAGTTCCTGGGGGGCAGAACGTTCCGTGTCCGCGTTGGTGGCGACCTCAGCGCGCCTCGCCCGTCCACTGCCGGTGTGCCGCAGGGCAGCATCTTGGGCCCCATGCTGTTCAACCTCGCCCTCGCGCGCATCGTCGACTACATCCCACGAGACTTGGAGTACGAGGTGCGCATTGCcatctatgcggacgacatcgcccTCTTTGCGAGTGGACCCACTCCGCGCGGGCTGCAGGTGCGACAGAGCCTCAACCGCTCTCTCGAGGCCGTGGACGATTACATCACGAGCATTGGGCTTCAGCTCTCCACGGCCAAGACGGAAGCGCTTCTCGTTCACCCAACCATCAAGGGACGATACGAGGTCGGCCGCCTCAAGTTCCGGGGACGTGTTCTGCCGTGGCGACGATCGGTCCAATACCTCGGCATCACGATCGATCACCGCTTGAGCTGGAAGCCAGCCGTTGCCAGCCACCGGACAAGCTGTCGCAGAGTCGCAGGAGCGGCATCCTCTCTCCTCGCGAGGGGCAAAGGCTGTTCACCAGACATTGCCCTGAGGATGTACAACGCCGTAGCCGGAGCCAGGGCCCTCTACGCATTCTCCTGCATCACCCTGCGACCGCCACAGTGGGAAACTCTCGAGAGGGCACATCGCGGCGTCATCCGCCGCCTCTTTGGAATGCCTCGGGCGTCTCCAGTGGGCGTGACGTATGCCGAGACGGGCCAGTTTCCCCTCTCGCTCAGAGCCAAGGCTTGTGCCCTGCGTCACGTCGAGCGCATGCACATGACGAGAGGGGGAAAGGCACTCGTACATCGTCTGCTATCGCTGCCCGACACTGGTATGGGCCGCAGTGCACTGGAGTACGCCAGCCTCATCTCGGGAGCTCCATTCGCAGGCCTCCTGCCTATCCCTCCTCACTGGGACTCCCGGCTGCCCATTTCGACCAGGGTTCCGGGTGTACGCAGCAAGGGGAACACAGCTCGAGCTGCCCTTCTACAGGAGACCTGTGCACTGATCGAGCAGCGGTACTCCGGCCATCTCcatgtttacacggacggctCGGTGAAGGGGGACGGATCGGCTGCTGCTGCAAGCGTCATCCCGGCGCTCCGAGACGAGAGGAAGTGTCGTCTTCCACTCCCGGCGACTTCGACGACCGCTGAGCTCGCGGCTCTGAACCTTGCGGCCGATCAGCTGGTCGAATTCCTCCCGTCTTCGGCCGTCATCTTCTGCGATTCTAGGGCGGCCCTCCTCACCCTTGCGAGGGGCGAAAATGGCTCTTCGATCGCACAGCGCCTCACGCGCAAGTTCACCGTAATCGTGCGCAGTGGGTGTGATGTGTCGTTTCAGTGGGTGCCCTCACACGTCGGAGTGCGCGGCAACGAGGCAGCCGACGAGCTCGCAAGGGACGCCCACGACCCTTCCACTCCCACAACGAACTTCGTTCGGGACTACGATGTGGCGCGACTCGTAATCGCACGCCACGTCCGAACTCTACACCCAGACCCCCGCACAGCAGCCGGCAAGCCTGTGCCCCGCCTGCCGTCAACGGGAATCGGTCGGCGTGCTCGTGCTTTCCTGCTGCGCCTTCGTGCTGGATGCGGCCGAACAGCGCAACTGCTCTCTAAACGGCGTGGCAGTGGCAGCCCTTCGTGTGTGCAGTGTCCGGCAGAGGAGACCGTTGAACACATTTTGTGCCAGTGCCCAGGATACACAGACATTCGTCGCCGGCTCTGCGACAACTACGGGAAACTCGGCCTGCCACACGTGAGTGCAGAACACTTGCTGTTCCCCTCGGCGAACGTGGCAACACTTCGCCGGGCGTTCTATGCGCTCCTGGATTTCTTTGGCGACGCGAACCTTTTCACGCGCCTCTAA